Proteins from one Impatiens glandulifera chromosome 2, dImpGla2.1, whole genome shotgun sequence genomic window:
- the LOC124925369 gene encoding phosphoinositide phospholipase C 4-like, giving the protein MGSTYRICVCFTRKFRITEVEPPPDIKEAFTNYSNGGAHMTADQLHQFLLDVQGESASTVPDAQRIVDQILQKRHHIVKFTRHGLTLEDFHYFLFSADLNPPIRPQVHHDMNAPLSHYFIYTGHNSYLTGNQLSSDCSDVPIINALKRGVRVIELDLWPNSSKNNVNVLHGRTLTTPVDLMKCLKSIKEHAFTASPYPVIITLEDHLTPDLQAKVAKMLTQVFGKLLFYPETEFLKELPSPEELKHRFIISTKPPKEYLEAETFNGNKSQKDKDSDEDVWGKEPLKPADKDITSVVKGKSGESQDDEKDDSEQILQSLEPPVYKRIIAIHAGKPTGTLKEALEIDVDKVRRLSLSEQALEKAAETHWMNVVRFTQKNLLRIYPKGTRFNSSNYKPLLAWTHGAQMVAFNMQGYGRSLWLMHGMFRSNGGCGFVKKPDFLMQIGPSGEVFNPRTKSLVKKTLKVKVYMGDGWHLDFKQTHFDRYSPPDFFCKVGIAGVCDDVRMKKTKTKEDMWTPVWNEEFEFPLTVPELALLRIEVHEHDMEKDDFGGQTCLPVSELRQGIHAVPLFGQKGEKYNNARLLMCFQFA; this is encoded by the exons ATGGGAAGTACATACAGGATATGTGTGTGTTTCACGAGGAAATTCAGGATCACAGAGGTTGAACCACCGCCGGACATTAAAGAGGCTTTTACTAACTACTCCAATGGCGGCGCTCACATGACAGCTGACCAGCTCCACCAGTTTCTCCTCGATGTTCAGGGAGAATCCGCATCCACGGTCCCCGATGCCCAGCGGATCGTCGATCAGATCCTCCAGAAGCGCCACCACATCGTCAAATTCACCCGTCATGGACTCACTCTTGAAGATTTTCACTACTTCCTCTTCTCCGCCGATCTGAATCCACCAATTCGACCTCAG GTCCACCATGATATGAATGCTCCACTGTCTCACTATTTCATCTATACTGGTCACAACTCTTATTTGACCGGAAACCAACTCAGCAGTGATTGTAGCGACGTGCCGATCATTAATGCGTTGAAAAGAGGCGTTAGAGTAATCGAACTGGATTTATGGCCTAATTCCTCCAAAAACAATGTAAATGTGCTACATGGAAG GACACTTACTACTCCTGTGGACCTAATGAAATGCTTGAAGTCTATTAAAGAACATGCTTTTACGGCCTCTCCTTATCCAGTCATAATAACCTTGGAAGATCATCTTACACCAGATCTTCAGGCCAAAGTAGCAAAG ATGCTTACACAAGTATTTGGGAAGTTGCTTTTCTACCCTGAAACAGAATTTCTGAAAGAATTGCCTTCACCAGAAGAGTTAAAACACCGTTTTATCATTTCCACCAAACCTCCTAAAGAGTACCTTGAAGCTGAAACTTTCAATGGAAATAAGTCTCAGAAAGACAAGGATTCTGATGAGGATGTTTGGGGAAAGGAGCCTTTGAAACCTGCTGACAAAGATATAACT AGTGTTGTTAAGGGCAAGAGCGGGGAAAGTCAGGATGATGAAAAAGACGACTCTGAACAAATTTTACAGTCATTAGAACCTCCTGTTTACAAGCGTATTATAGCTATTCATGCGGGAAAACCCACAGGTACACTAAAGGAAGCCCTTGAAATTGATGTTGATAAAGTAAGACGGCTTAGTTTGAGTGAACAAGCACTTGAAAAGGCTGCAGAAACTCATTGGATGAATGTTGTAAG GTTCACTCAAAAGAATCTTCTTAGAATTTACCCAAAGGGTACACGGTTTAACTCGTCCAATTACAAGCCATTGCTTGCTTGGACTCATGGAGCTCAAATGGTTGCCTTTAATATGCAG GGTTATGGTAGGTCTCTGTGGTTGATGCATGGAATGTTTAGATCCAATGGAGGCTGCGGTTTCGTCAAGAAGCCTGATTTCTTGATGCAGATAGGACCAAGTGGGGAGGTGTTCAACCCCAGAACAAAGTCGCTTGTAAAGAAAACCTTGAAG GTGAAAGTATATATGGGTGATGGGTGGCATTTGGATTTCAAACAAACACACTTCGATAGATACTCCCCACCTGATTTCTTTTGCAAG GTTGGCATAGCGGGAGTGTGTGATGACGTGAGGATGAAGAAAACAAAGACAAAAGAGGACATGTGGACACCTGTCTGGAACGAAGAGTTTGAATTTCCGCTAACTGTTCCTGAATTGGCTCTACTTCGGATAGAAGTACATGAACACGACATGGAGAAGGATGATTTTGGTGGGCAAACATGTCTGCCTGTTTCGGAGCTAAGGCAAGGGATCCATGCGGTTCCTCTCTTTGGTCAGAAAGGAGAGAAATACAACAATGCTCGTCTTCTTATGTGCTTTCAGTTTGCCTAA